Below is a window of Humulus lupulus chromosome 9, drHumLupu1.1, whole genome shotgun sequence DNA.
gtgttatagtatgtttagtgttatctttgttactatggatttttggtgcagaccgggaattatttggacactcatagtagtacttatagattttctaagtttaacctatagtttaaggatattaagtttaacctaaggtttgattaatgtgactgatattaaggattatatttattatactataaggtttagatatcaaccaataggattttaagcacatgttatgaatggtaattaaggattaagtatttttgaggattaaatttaataaggagtaaagtttgaatgttatagggtcagtcagcagctttgaatacgttgagggcttagtcaaggctgtttactccattcaaacttagctaaaaatgtgtaatttcgtgtttaaatattcagtgagtgccgatatatcgcagctatagggggcgatatgtcgcagcacgtagatacggaaaacacgaaacgatgcacggtcgcctggggcatactggcccaggcaatatatcgcctacagggggcgatatatcacctccttcagcatatgttcaattgttttttaattcttttcctttcagccattcaaacttcttcataagtccagcatcttttgaacgagtcttcagcctctgctgaacgattattcaaatgattttcacttaaaaagccattatttttattcaagtaaaatcaagatactttcattccaaaactctataaataggacctagtacccagccattattcaccttttgctctaagttcagaagctgctagtgttaagtgagggtgtgagagtgtaaacacctggtttgggaaaaacataagcttaaacatcataagcttatcaaacactttgggaagtgaggttctatagtatttcagttgaggtgtagattggtctttcaagtctttgaggtaaccaaaactctagttcctttctgtattatgttattttcttcctcatagtcttctactcaatttctaaccttaatctttattttggttagggaatccaagttcttaagcacataagttgtggtaagcatgtttctcaaatggtttagtcttcccatttccttttcatctctttccttctttcaactcactcatgttcattatggttttaggagtgttccaaaagtcccaactcagtccattatatcccggtaactttggtaaggaaaataggctagaatcaatatgttatgtgcttatgttatctatatgttttatgttattaatgtgttatgatatgtatgtatgtttgtaggcttgggcatatgacccatatgactaacaagaccccaaatggattatgggcatatgacctacttagctagtaggaccccattaattccatgggcatatgcttgtttagtctatgggaccccaagtaataatggccattataataagtgtatgttatatgtattatgttaagtctttatgtttcttatgaaattatgtatatgattaagtgttagatttttccttgctgggcattaggctcattcctttctgtttatgtgcaggaaataagctttagaggtggaaagattcgtgacgcttagaggatgtgtatcgatggtgaatggagtcaagggaccgagcgttattcgattcgaggatgtagtcttgtttatgttttttttatggttttaaatgtattttccgcattttctatgtaactctttttagtttttaagttatttttgttttaaagacaatgggtacccatatcctacttattttatgaaagtaaactttgtttttataagttacttattaaaattatggtattttcgcaaatgtaagttcttttaaggattttatgtatagtttcgttaatggtccaaatagtctagagtagtgggtcattacagtatgacactattgtctttacatctaatgcaatcaaaGAATCTGATTTAGAGCACCCCTCAAAGACGCATCTGTTTCTGTTCAGCCATATGCAATAACAAGTTGCTGCCAGAATTGCTATGCTTACACGCCTCATCACACCAGAAACCTTCAGGGACAGCCACGACAACCAGCCAGCAAACTCCAGCGGCCAACTCCTAAAACCCAGCCACCTAAACACAAGCTCCACTACTCTTCGAGACaagaaacattaaaaaaaaaagatgatgatGGGATTTAGGATGGTCATTACAAACAGGGCAGAGTAATGAATCTAATACAATGTGAAATCTACCCATATTGTCTCTTGTTAGCAGCTGGGTGTTAACCACTTGCCAAAGCAGAAAACGATGCTTGGGTAAATTAAGGCTACTCCAAATTGCCCTATGAAAGCTAACTTGAGATTGAGGAAGGAGACTGTTGTACAAAACAGCAGAACAAAATTTACCAGAGCTACCAGCCTTCCATATCTCAGCAAAAGAGAATTTAAACCTCAATCTACCGGCACAACATACATTTGATATGATAGCTTTTCACACATTTCGGAAAACAAGTATAAAACTGTATTGGTATATATACTTTAAGTTATTAATATGCTATAATTATATTAGTGACGTGTCTAATATCTGTGATGCTTTTTTAGCATTGGTAATTGATGTCTTTTAATATTGGTATATATTTTCTTCGTGAAGATGTACAAagtaaaaaaaagtatatatttaATTGCAAcactaattaaatatatattgtgTGTATATGCTGAATCTTTATAATTCAAACGTCACAAAAAAAGGGTTTCTTCTACAACAACACATAAATCTTGTCTCAAAACAAACTCTAAGCAGTTGACAACTTATCATGAATGAATAATTCAAGTTCAGTTTGTCCACTTTTTGCCATACACTTTATTCTTTCTCACACACCCTTTATAATTCTATGCCGACTTCATCACTTCAACACGTATTGCATTGAATATGTAATATGTATGACTTCTCTTATTATCTATACATTATGCATTGTCTTATCAATCATAATgtattgttaataatatttatGACTTCTCTTATTATCTATACATTATACATTATCTTATCAATCATAATGTATTGTTAATAATATGTATGACTTCTCTTATTATCTATACATTATACATTATCTTATCAATCATAATGTATTGTTAATAATATGTATGACTTCTCTTATTATCTATACATTATACATTATCTTATCAATCATAATGTATTGTTAATAATATGTATGACTTCTCTTATTATCGTGGTGGCAAATCCCTCCTTCCTTTTCGGACAATTATATTTTGAATCATCAATAATCTTGATTTTCCTCTATTTCATTAGTTAATTATCATTCGATGATTGCTTAAATATCTAAACACTAGTACAACATAAGAGATTTTTCATGTCGGTTAAAAACTTTACTACGTACAATGGTCGTGCAAAGCTCCCAATAATAGTTATAAAAGCTGAGCAaatattttgttttttcttttcatgCTCCTGAAAATCTTTGCAATTCAACGCTTTACAAATATCAAAGGAAAAACCTACTTAATATATGAACAAATTGAGCTCACCAAAAGAAGTTGAGCATGTGAAGTACATGTGTAGCGTCTCCAAAtattacttagctagatagtatcactactacaaaattgtacTTAGACGACATGCATGAGATGATGTTTGTAGTAAAACTGTCGTGTCATGTTAAAAATATACATGACACAACAGTCGCTCACAAACTGTTGTGCCATGCAAATTAAAACTCACATGAAACGACAGTTCTAATGAGACTGTTGTAACATGCTTATTTTTAACATGAGACAACATTTCTACTTAAACTGTTGTTTAATGCAATACAATTTTTCTAATCAAGTActaatttaatttgtatttttttaatataatttaatatattttatgtaaatatattagtaaaaagtattaattaataatttgcaaCACACAATACCTACTAGTTACAGAatgagttttatttttaaatgagttattcaaataattgtttatttttttaatactttttttgtaatattaattGCTAATTGAAttacttattatatatttaataaaataagatttcttttattaaaaattcattaatgattgtgttgtttggtaacacttaaaaaaataagtttttatttagttaattaaaaaattgagaattaaacataaaacagtgtttggtaactttatttttatttattatttttaaaattttaattaaaattcattaaattttgaaatagaatttttttcacttttaattttttttaaaccgttacgactttttgtttcttttttttttcttctcttcttcaaatcaacaccccATTTCATATtgttaaagaaaaaataaaaataaaatttatcaaacgcgtttattgtttttaaaaacaaaaaataataaacgcgtttgataacttttatttttattttttgtttaacaatatgatattttgatttgaagaatagaagaataaaaaaaagtaaaagttgaaaacagtttaaaaaattttgaaagtgaaaaaattctattttcaaaatttaataaatttaaattaaaattttaaaaaataacaaataaaaatagagttaccaaacatattttatgtttaattgttaaattttttaattacttaaataaaaaactattttttaagtaTTACCAAACAATATAAAATTTTTTACCAATTAAACACAacacataattattaaaaatttatagtattaattttatttttttcttttaaaactaataaaaactatttttttaaaaacagattattttttctcttctttattttttaaagaaTGACTTATTTCTAGGTTAAAAAATTGCCCCAGTAATCTTGACCCCCTCCACCCTCGTTTGACCTCGCGTGCAACACCTCCTCCATGACGGCGCCTCCCACCTCCGTTCGACAACCCCGAACAGCACCCCAAGACAGTAGCCCAGCCGCCGTTCGACCCCAAAACAGAAACCCCGCCATTGCTCGACATCCACAACAGTTCGTGTGACTGGAGTCAACCTCTCTTCTCCGGCGACTGGATCCTTCCTTCTCAGGCGACAACACCTCAGGTGCACCACAGATTCTCCAGGTATGGACCTCCGCCCTCTCTCATATATGTTCATAGCTCACACACGATTAGAGCAATCACTGGAGTCCCAATTgctttctttcccttttctttattttttttcctctCAAAGTTCAAACTCCCAATAATTCTTCTcaactttctttcttttgatttctgGGATTGAAGATTCAGAATGTCTAATTGGGTCTATTTGTAGAGTTTTGTGTTGTTAAATCTTACCTTGATTTGTTTATAAAACTATAGAAATTGTCCTGTATTGTAGAAGAGCTACTATTGGTTTGATTCTTCTTTTGCTTCTTGTTCATGTTGCAGTCCAAGTTTAATTTGATTGATTTGGTTCTCAAGTCTTGCTGTCTTACCTTCCACCATAGCTATTAATCGAACTTCTCCTAAATTTCTTTTGACAGCTAATTATGAAGTTCTTTCTTTTGATAGTTTCTTTGAAGTGTTCCACATTTTTGTAACTAAACTGTAAAAGTTTTCTCCATTTTTTAAAGCTAGACTGATAATTTTTTGTTCTTAGTATGTTGCTTGTGACAACAATAATTCTGACTGCAATTTTGTTGGTGTAATTTGTGCAGACCATCATGGTTAGTAGATGGTAACATAATCTCTACAAAGATCAAGAGTGCATCTAGCAACCATGATCTTGAAAGAATTAATTGGAAAAGCAACCCAGCTAGAGCCTGTCCTAATTGTGAATTTGTGATTGACAACAATGAAGTAAGATTTCCATTATTTCTTTATCCTCTGTGTACTTGGGAGAATTATAAAGATGATAGAGAAAAGGGAATCACGGGGGCAGAGAAACAAGCTCTGAGGTCCCAGCCTCTCATGGGCATCCACATAGTGATATCTACAGTTTTCTGGTGCTGGGGTTAGGCGGGGAGCCTAGTTTCATTAAATAAAAAATCTGGATGAATTTTTATAATGCCATATTATTGTCTGGTGAAGTAGAATTTTATTGAATAACTTGCTAATAGTAGGGCTAACTACTTAAATAATAGGTATAAGCTCTTTTAATGTAGACTATGGGTTCTACTTTGCATCTATTATAATTGGGTTACAGGATGGCTACTCATAATGAGTgcaaatatttttcataatactGTCTCATTTGTCAGACGAAGTAGAAATTGCTAGTGTAACTTTCTTACAGTATGGTTAAATACTTAAATTCTACTTATAAAGCTCTTATAGACTATGAGATCTCCATCTCGTCTATTATAATTGAGTAGCAGCTTGTTTAATTATAACGAGTGCAAAGCATTTTCAGAATGCCATCTTATATGATCTGGCAAAGTAGAGTTTGGTATGGCTGCTTAGTCCCCTGCATCTGTGATTTAGCAAAAATATATTTCCCTTAGTGACCTCCTAGACATTCTCAAGGATCAAGGTACTGGATTGGAAATTTCTGTCATGCTATTTGTGTGCTTACTATATATTTCCTGAGTTGTTTCCTAGAGAGAGTTTTAATTGGCTGGGTGAAGAGAGAGGGAGAGGCAAGTTCTCGAAATCCTGTtctgtttgtaatttttttgatACGTTCTCATAATACAATCATTCTCCCTAATGATCCCTACGAGTTAATGAGTGGAAAGATGGTAGATGGTTACGAATTATATTGGGAAGTGAAAATTGAttcaaaaatgtttttttttttgcaatgtgGTATACTCTAGACTAGTTGTGCAATCCAAGATGTTGAACTTAGAGAGCTATTACATAGCTACTATGGAGCCAGTGAGAAGAAATATCACATTAATAATTTAGACGAAGATAAGGTTATGGTGTTTTATAATGTGGCCGTAATTAATGACATTAGCCTTCAGCCACCTCAACAAATTATTGCAGTAGTTTGAATAGCTGCGTGGCACATCTTGGTCAATCCATGCTAAAATTTCTCTTGATTTTGctcatttattattttagaaaGAATGTTTACCCAATCTGTCAGTGTTCTCTCACATTATTGATTGCTAGTTTTACTTGTATATATGTTTCTTACATATTTTCTAACTTCCATGCTCAATTCTGATCTTTTCATGCGATCCTCTACTTgagaacttttatttatttattttttaatgttttttggAGGATAGAGAGCCTAGTTCATTATTTCATCTTGTTCTGGGAGAATTAGGCCATTTGGATTCTTATTGATGTTGCTGTCTAATAATGACATTTTCTCTAGTATGGCAATGGATGTGTTGAAGGAAAACTGTGCCAATATTGTTTTAGTAGAATATATTTATCATAGTACTAAAGTCAAATTAATGGAGCATAATAGCATGTTAACATGATATTGAAACATACCAATCTTGTCTGTACTTGAAAATATTTGTAAAATTGTCTTTGCTGCTATTATGTTGTATTCCTCATGAACATAAGGCAACAACTTGAATTGACAGGCTTTTCAGAAGTAGTGTTAGTGAGACCTTGTAGTGTaacaattattataatttttatttcatttttcatGCTGTCCTCCTAAATGTTGGTTTCTGAACATCTTGCAGAGCTTTACACAAAGAAAATGTTTCAGTTGCTACAGTCTGCTTATTCTACAATAAGGATCCAAGACACTGCTCTTTTTCTAGGAATGAACGAGGATAATTCCACAAATTGTAAGACTCTTTTTCTTTCTTATATGAAAAAAGCTAAAAACCCTCCAATGTCCAAAATGATTCCATAGATGTCTTTATCCTAACGCTCTCTTGATCAAGTATTCAATTTTTTCTAAACACATTTAATAAGTGCAAATAAAGAAACTTTATATGTGAAAAGTACTTGCAAAACTGGGAAAGTAAAACTTACTATGTATGACGATGCAATAGAACTATCATTACTCCTACTAAGGTTCTTCCAAAACACAATAGCCTAGAATTATGTTACTTCTATGTCTGTAGTAGTAAGGTTTTCCTGATCCGTCGATCGTGAATGAACTGAGATTCCTGAAGAGGCTCTGGCTACTTTGAAACAAATATCATATTGTGGTCTCAGCTAGCCTCAAAGTTTTGTTAAGAATTTGCTAGTTGCAGTCATGCAATGAACTCCCACAATAATTGTCAGATATAAACATTTTGATGTATGATACTAGCAAAAACATTGATCCCTAAGATTATATAGTAGCTGTGATGATTTTGCTATTTCATTCTATCTTTCTGTTTTTGAGTTGCGTTTATACTTTCCTTAGCAGTAGATATTATTTTTAATGTATGAGCATTGCTAACTCTGTTAGGAGTTCTTTCATCTGCATATAATGATTGAATATTAATGATTTTGTTGAATATGTGTTTCATTGAATGAggtattttattacttgtgatttatttgtgagagtttcaagattttagaaaattacaacaagaaAGGCGTAATCATTTACAATACCCTCATAGGACTTCACGCCATAGCTATACTGAATTGGAAGCTGATTTAGTAAGTACATATATAGAACGAATTATGCCTGGTTTTATGTTTTCTTCATTTGATGTTAAAATTGACCTAATTCAATTATATGCAGCAAGCTAAGTGGGGCACAACAGAGCAGAAAGATCGATCTATACTCTGGAAGGTGGCCAGAAAAGATTCTTCTGGCAACTATGTCACCGAGTGTGACAAGGTCATGGGAGAGGCCATCGTAAGCAGTAAAACGTTAAATgatttttggtaatttttttttatattttagtaacaaacaaataattgattaaattttgtACAGGAAGAAATGCTTGAGCAAAGAAAAGAAGGCAAACTGATTGAGATCGGAACAAATGACATCCTAACACAAGTGTTAGGTACTGCTGAGCACCTCCGTCGAGTTCGAGGCCAGAGTCAAGGTGTCACACAAAGAGACTACTTTCATAAGccaattgggggggggggggggtctaaGAGGCTTGCTAGAGTTACCTTTTGAAATCATAGCTAGAGTTTCTTGAGAGGATGAGTCATAGCtagagtaacttttgaaatcagaattaaaaaaatatactaattgtaGTTCTTAGTTAGCACTTACATAGTTATTCCAATTGAGTTCTATATTCCATGTGAGTTAGCACTTACATATTTTGATCGTGTAATTTTTAGAGTTGGAACATACTGAGTTCTATTGATTTTGTTTGCCTGTTCATTCTGTCTGaactatgttgtaattacacaggaaattatgaatgaatatagtggttgaaaatagataaatgaaaaaaattctcatattctaTAGGGGACGTCGGTCTCCACAAAACTGTCGTCTTATGTATTGCCGGGAcgatgcttgcacataaattgtcatctcatgtactgTAGGAGGATGACGCTTGAGTAGAAACTGTTGTCTCATTTACTGCAGTGGATGACACTTGCACAGAAACTGTCGTCTCATGTACCATAATAGACAACGTTTGTATAGGAACCATCGTCTCATGTATGACAAGAGATGACGCTTTTATTTAAACCGTCGTTTCATgctttacatggcatgacattgcatgggatgacggtattagaaccgacgtacgagagtccatacgacggtttaaaaccatcgtcccgtgtcaattttgtagtagtggtagtagcttgtgctgtagtattttagttttcgtggttattggttcaagttgggatttagttggaaactcatagagatagttatgaattttataagtttagcctaaattttagaaatattaattttaacaaaatgtttgattaatatagctggtcttataaatgatatttattataacctaaggtttagatagagtaattaagaatgcgacacttgtcacatgtatgtttatcaagaatttaaggattttagatgaataaattaatctaggataaacctaggaagtctagaaccttctctcagctattaggatcacgttttactcagtcaaagtggtttaacaAATTCatgtgtgctgaaagtgtgcaaaaacgtgtttgatatatccgcgtatgccgatatatcgtagctataggggctgatatattgcctatgattgatacggaaaacacgtcgacttcacacgaacgaaaccacggaggctcAGGATTATGGGgctggcgatatatcacctatagggggcgatatatcggctccctttgGCATTTTTGAAAATTCGTGGATTCCGAGCTAGAAACAgacctcaacaacttggacttgctatGTTTGGtattgtatagtccttagccactccagctaggacgtcatATCTAATCCTTCCCAACTGTAGGTCACTCAACTGtttctccttgatcctctctaaaagagtagactgcatggtgatgttggctaactggccaaccactagctcaatacctgctccagtcatatcctctgccaactctcttGATATCTGCCTCACATCTGTCTGATCAAAtaaacctctgattcttgcgtgccAATTCTGTCACAACCTCTATCTCCCTGAGTGGAGGTAACCCTAGCatatcctctggaaacacatccagaaactcacaaaccaatTCGGTCTGTCCTGGTCCAactagcatgacctgagtggtatccaccacactagctaagaatcctatgcatccccccttgcaacaagtctctagctccaagtacatatatcataggtatacatggtccatgcacaatgccaacaaatacaaaggtcctcaccctcaggctcaaaagttaccatcttttctcttgcaatctatcattgccccatacatGGCTAACCAACCAATACCCAAGATCATgccaaagtcggtcataaccaactctatcaagtcaactgaaaactccctaccatccactatcactggcagtgatctaacccatcttttggaaactactaactccccagtgggcaatAAGGTTCTGAACCCTagatcataataatcacatggcctacacagtctatcaataaacctactagcaacaaaagagtgtgtagcacaaGAATCGATCAAAACAGTATAAAGGGTCTCAgtactagaaagctgacttgtaacCACCGAGGTACTAGCCTCGACCTCTACATGAGTCagggtgaacacccgagctagcgtcaggctatccaccttccttggttcttctttctttATTCTCAGGCAATCTTTCCTCAAGTATCCCACAATCTCACAGACGAGGCAGGCATTCGCCTGACATTCCCACAATATGGCATTCCCTCCACCGAGTACACTTTAGGAATTCTCTCCAGCCTcattgccaccctggcggcctatCCGTATGCCCcttggcctcctatctggccctggagcTGAAAATGTATATGGattctttctcttttggtcactagtgCCTCTGCCCCTATCAAAGCCTGCACATGGAGGTCGTGACCTCCTACAATCCCTTCTGGCCGCACTCTCATGCCTGATCTTGTTCTCTGCAGTCTCAGTTGTGAGCGCCCTCTCATTAACCTATGTGTAAGTAGTCACTCCTAGCACAGTAGTGATGCTAACATCCCGGgatatcataggctgtagcccctggagaaacctctccctcctggtcccatcactGGGAACCAGATCCCCAAAAAACATTGCCAATCtttcaaacttcaaagcataatcGGTCACCAATATGTTGCCCTGAAGTAACTTGCCGAAATCTTTGGCCTTCGCAGCTCTAACTGCATTgttagtatttctcattaaacagagttctgaattcttcccattccATAGTATTTACATTCTTggtttgggataccacctcccaccatattcaggcatcctcccaaaacaaaTAAGTGGCACAGAGCACTCTCTCATTGCCGCCCACCCTCATGAACTCTAGGATGGCAGTTATCATTGTCATTCACTTttcagccttcagtgggtctGAGCCACCCTAAAAAATCAGAGGGTCCTGTtccctgaaccgctcatacaaggGTTCCCGTCTATT
It encodes the following:
- the LOC133801335 gene encoding uncharacterized protein LOC133801335 isoform X3 — protein: MLVSEHLAELYTKKMFQLLQSAYSTIRIQDTALFLGMNEDNSTNSKWGTTEQKDRSILWKVARKDSSGNYVTECDKVMGEAIEEMLEQRKEGKLIEIGTNDILTQVLGTAEHLRRVRGQSQGVTQRDYFHKPIGGGGGSKRLARVTF
- the LOC133801335 gene encoding uncharacterized protein LOC133801335 isoform X1, which encodes MLVSEHLAELYTKKMFQLLQSAYSTIRIQDTALFLGMNEDNSTNYFRKLQQERRNHLQYPHRTSRHSYTELEADLQAKWGTTEQKDRSILWKVARKDSSGNYVTECDKVMGEAIEEMLEQRKEGKLIEIGTNDILTQVLGTAEHLRRVRGQSQGVTQRDYFHKPIGGGGGSKRLARVTF
- the LOC133801335 gene encoding uncharacterized protein LOC133801335 isoform X2; amino-acid sequence: MFQLLQSAYSTIRIQDTALFLGMNEDNSTNYFRKLQQERRNHLQYPHRTSRHSYTELEADLQAKWGTTEQKDRSILWKVARKDSSGNYVTECDKVMGEAIEEMLEQRKEGKLIEIGTNDILTQVLGTAEHLRRVRGQSQGVTQRDYFHKPIGGGGGSKRLARVTF